In Thermanaerovibrio velox DSM 12556, the genomic stretch GAATCCTCGCTCCTGCTCCAGTCCCTCATTACCATGCCCGCGGTGACGAAGAGCTCCGCATTGACCCTACCCCACCAGGTCTGCATAACCGTCCCGGACAGCCCCAACCTAACCCACGCGGCCTGATCCCCCCAGAGGGGCTTATCTCCCAGGCTGTAAAGCTCCTCCTGGTCACCCAGATAAGCCCTGTGAGGAGGATAGTCACCGTCCCCGGTCTCGAGGCCCCCGCTCAACACGACCCTAAACTTGTCGTTCCAAGGGATGTATCTCTGGAAGACCGTCCTGGATAAAACCCTCTCGAGGTCCGGGGCCCATAGGTTGGTTTCAACCGAGTAGCCACTGGTTGGGAAGTTCCTTGAGTCCGTGTTGTCGTAGGAGAAGTACAGGTAGGGACCGAGAGAACTGGAGCTTCCGTCCATCTCTATCTGCTCACCCAGGATCCCCGCACCTAACCTGGTCCTGCCGTTGTCGAAGTACCTAAGCACCCTTAACCCGTACCGCTCCCAACGGGAGGCGTTAAGCCCTTCGGGGGATATCTCCTCCTCCCTCCCGGTGAAGGTTATGCCCCATTGGGAGTTGCCGCTGTACGGTGAGAAGTAGCGCAAGACACCCCCCCAGTGATCCCCCACCCGAAGCTGCAGCTCCCCCACATCACCCGCATTGGCCAGATCCCTCTTAACCGCAGACAGCGCGACCCACCGCTGGGAGTGAAGGTTCGTGGCGTAACCGCCCACCGAAACCTCGAGGGGTGGACGCCGCTGAAAGGACATGACCAGCGACACACCGTCCTCTTCCTCCTTGGCATACCCGTTGACCGCCAGGAACTGATCCCGCCTCATCAGGTCATCCGCCGCATCGGACACGGCATTCATGTCCAAGGGGCGCCCTATCCATGGGGAGAAACGATCCATCATGTCCCGAGCCATGGGCTCCGGCAATCCCTCTATGATGACCCGCTTGACCAGCGATGCTTGCTGCAACCTTGCGTCATCCTTGGAAGGGCCTTGTTGCTGACCCTCCGCCAGCGCCATACGAGCATCCAACGCGGCCCGGGCAGCCTTGGCTCCCCGGTCCACGATTGCCTCGTATCCCCCGGAATCTAGAAGGCCGAACCTGGATACGTCGGGATCTATCAAGACGTCCGCCTTGGCTGCCTCTGCGGCTATGGACGAGGCGGTTATTATGTTTATCGACTGGGCCACCACGTCGTAGAGGGTCCTTATCTCCTTCCGGTCCTTCCTAACCCCCTCCGACAGGTTCACCGCCACCACGGGGAAGCCCGGGAAGAGCTCCTTGGCTATGCTGACCGGGAGGTTTGCCACCAGCCCTCCGTCCACCAAGATCCTGCCGTTCACCATCCAGGGCTCGAAAAGGCCTGGTATGGCCATGGAGGCCCTCATGGCATCCGCCAGGTTGCCCGAACGAAGAACCACGGGCTCTCCGGTCTCAAGATCCGTGGCCACCGCGGCGAAGGGGATCGGGAGCTTTGAGAAGTCCCCATCCTTCACCTTGGCGGATACGGTCCTGTTAAGAAACGACACCAGCACAGAGGCGGACATCCCCCCCATTGGGCCTATCCGGTTATGCTGCCGGTCGAAGTAGAAGTCCAAAAAGCCGGACCTAGCCTTTGGCAGGCGGTTCAGCGACGCGTCAGGGAGCAGGCCAGAGGTCCGGTCGTACAGGAGGTCCAGGATGTTATTGGTGGTGATCAACTCCTCAAGCTCAGCAGCGCTGTATCCGCAGGCGTAAAGACCACCTATTATGGCCCCCATGCTGGTGCCCACTATTCCTGCCACCGGCACCTTCCGCTCCTCCAACACCCTGAGAACCCCGATATGGGCAAAACCCCTGGTACCCCCGCCGGAGAGCACCAGGACCACCCCACGTTCATAATCGGAAGCCTCGCAAGGGGTTCCAAAGGGCACCATCGCGAAAAGGACCAATAAAAAAACGATAAAACGCACTCCCGGCTTAGAACGAACGCTTCTCATGAGACACCCCCCGCCGGCGATCAAGTCCAAAAGTTAAGACCCCCAAAGAAATCAGCGCCCCAACAGGAAACCCCGTGGGAATACGTCACCCTCCTCCTGGATCAGCATGTTGAAACCGGTTATGCTTGACGTGCCCTTCACAAAGGGAAGCACGCTTTGGAAACCGCTGATCTTAGGGCCCTCTTCCACGTAACCGGTGAAAACGCTGCCGGTTATGCCTCGATGAACGAACTCCTCCCCAGGCCTGAGCTCCCCCTTAGCCGCCAAGACCGCCATCTTGGCGGAGGTTCCGGTTCCACAGGGAGACCTGTCAATGGCCCCCTGACCAAAGACCACGCAGTTGCGGTAGCGCCGCTCCCCCTCCTGCAGGGAGAACTCCACAAGTTCAACCCCGCATATCCTGTCCTCCTCCGGGTGGGAAGCCCGGATCTTTAGATTAACCAGCTCCCGGATCTCCAACCCCAAGGCCTGTATCCTCCTGGCCTCCCCGGGCTCTATGGAGAGCCCCAACTGCCCCGCGGGCACTATGGCGAAGAAGTTGCCCCCGAAAGCCACGTCCAACGTTACGTCGGTCCCGTCGGACAACCGGATTTTAAGATCCTCCGCATAAAGGAAGGACGGCACGTTGCCAAGCAGCGCTGCCCCCACCTGTCCGTCCTCCTGGACATCCACCAGCACTCTCACAACCCCAGCCGGGGTATCAAGGATCACATGGGTACAGGGGATATTACTCTCAACCATGCGGAGCTCCAACAAGGTCCTGGCAAGCCCGATGGATCCGTGACCACACATGGTAAGGCATCCGGAAGGGTCCATGAAGATCACGCCGCAGTGGGCCCCATCTGAACAAGGGGTGGTAACCAGCGCCCCAAACATGTCCCCGTGTCCTCGGGGCTCCCTCATCAGGAACTCCCTTAGGTCATCGTGGCGGAGCCGGAACTCCTGCCAGCGGTCCAGCATGGTGTTCCCCCGAAGCATGGGACCTCCGGATAGGACTATCCTGGTGGGCTCTCCCCCGGTGTGGGTGTCCACCACGGTCAAGATA encodes the following:
- a CDS encoding patatin-like phospholipase family protein, which gives rise to MRSVRSKPGVRFIVFLLVLFAMVPFGTPCEASDYERGVVLVLSGGGTRGFAHIGVLRVLEERKVPVAGIVGTSMGAIIGGLYACGYSAAELEELITTNNILDLLYDRTSGLLPDASLNRLPKARSGFLDFYFDRQHNRIGPMGGMSASVLVSFLNRTVSAKVKDGDFSKLPIPFAAVATDLETGEPVVLRSGNLADAMRASMAIPGLFEPWMVNGRILVDGGLVANLPVSIAKELFPGFPVVAVNLSEGVRKDRKEIRTLYDVVAQSINIITASSIAAEAAKADVLIDPDVSRFGLLDSGGYEAIVDRGAKAARAALDARMALAEGQQQGPSKDDARLQQASLVKRVIIEGLPEPMARDMMDRFSPWIGRPLDMNAVSDAADDLMRRDQFLAVNGYAKEEEDGVSLVMSFQRRPPLEVSVGGYATNLHSQRWVALSAVKRDLANAGDVGELQLRVGDHWGGVLRYFSPYSGNSQWGITFTGREEEISPEGLNASRWERYGLRVLRYFDNGRTRLGAGILGEQIEMDGSSSSLGPYLYFSYDNTDSRNFPTSGYSVETNLWAPDLERVLSRTVFQRYIPWNDKFRVVLSGGLETGDGDYPPHRAYLGDQEELYSLGDKPLWGDQAAWVRLGLSGTVMQTWWGRVNAELFVTAGMVMRDWSRSEDSWEVGLALSIPGQFFNGRLITVYNKDGKMTLGFSIGDPIWWNGPLP
- a CDS encoding proline racemase family protein, yielding MRIKRILTVVDTHTGGEPTRIVLSGGPMLRGNTMLDRWQEFRLRHDDLREFLMREPRGHGDMFGALVTTPCSDGAHCGVIFMDPSGCLTMCGHGSIGLARTLLELRMVESNIPCTHVILDTPAGVVRVLVDVQEDGQVGAALLGNVPSFLYAEDLKIRLSDGTDVTLDVAFGGNFFAIVPAGQLGLSIEPGEARRIQALGLEIRELVNLKIRASHPEEDRICGVELVEFSLQEGERRYRNCVVFGQGAIDRSPCGTGTSAKMAVLAAKGELRPGEEFVHRGITGSVFTGYVEEGPKISGFQSVLPFVKGTSSITGFNMLIQEEGDVFPRGFLLGR